Genomic DNA from bacterium:
TCGATGACGTACCGGGCACGTATCCTCTCCGGCTCCTCGCCTCGGGATTGAATCGTCACCGCGAAGCCGTCGGATTCCGCATCGTGATCCAGATAGGTGCATTCATCCCGGAACTCCGCTCCGGCGTCCTGGGCGAGGATGTTCAGCCAGTGGTCGAAGGTCTTTCGCATGTAGTTGAAGGCTTTGAACGGCGCCGTGAAGCTCGATCCGTCGTGGTAGTACATCGCCGTCTTGGTGACTTGATGGTTGCACAGCCGCTCCCTGGGGATCTTCACACCGAGGATCCGCTCGAAGTACTCGAACTGGATCCCGGAGCAGGGCTTGGTTCGCGGTGTCTTGCAGCGTTCGATGAAGAGGGTCTTCAGGCCTCCTCGGGCGGCAAAGCGGGCGGCTGCCGATCCGCCCATGCCTCCTCCGGCAATGAAGAGGTCGTACGGCTCTGTTGTCTCCATGCGTTGCATGATATCGACCCTTCTCGCAGACAGTGGCTCGCTGCGGAAGAAGAGGATGGGTGCCGAACTGCACTGGGCCGCCATCGGTCGCCGTAGCCACAGATCCGCCAGGGATTGGTCATCCCTGGGGCACCTCGGACGTCAATAGCCGCTTGTTCGGGCTATCCGCCGGGCGTCGAGTTCTTGGCGGACGGCTCGGTGCTCGGCTTCATTGAAGCTGAAGCGCGTGAAGATGATGGCGCCAATCACGAAGCAGATTGCCGGGAGGGCGCCGAACAGCAGCTGGATTGCGAGTTTCGCCTCCTCCGTCTGCTCGACGTTGGGCTCGAAGCCAACGGTCTGCAGCACCCAGCCCGTGATGAAGGCCGTGACCGATGCCGCGCATTTCCGGACCAGGTTCCAGACCGCCAGGTACGCGCCTTCCTTGCGCTCGTGGGTCAAGAACTCGTCGTAGTCGATGATGTCCGCTTTGATCGACGGCGCGACCACGGCCCCGCAGCCGCCCGCGATGCCGACCGATATCGTCAGCACCCAGATCGCCGGTCCTACCTCGGTGATGAACGCGAAGCCCGCGAACGCCACAGCCGAAATCACCATCGACGTGAGCCAGAGCTGCTTCTTTCCGAA
This window encodes:
- a CDS encoding MFS transporter, producing MLLLVFGIETFGAASIGMLIPYLVEYVIPMQNMMVPILLAYTIPQFVLTPIWIRLSYRFGKKQLWLTSMVISAVAFAGFAFITEVGPAIWVLTISVGIAGGCGAVVAPSIKADIIDYDEFLTHERKEGAYLAVWNLVRKCAASVTAFITGWVLQTVGFEPNVEQTEEAKLAIQLLFGALPAICFVIGAIIFTRFSFNEAEHRAVRQELDARRIARTSGY